One window of Camelina sativa cultivar DH55 chromosome 4, Cs, whole genome shotgun sequence genomic DNA carries:
- the LOC104782079 gene encoding LOW QUALITY PROTEIN: proline transporter 3 (The sequence of the model RefSeq protein was modified relative to this genomic sequence to represent the inferred CDS: inserted 1 base in 1 codon), whose protein sequence is MNSKNRINNVGEDVDIEIPDTAHQISSDSWFQAAFVLTTSVNSAYVLGYSGTVMVPLGWIGGVLGLILATAISLYANTLIAKLHEFGGKRHIRYRDLAGFIYGRKAYRLTWVLQYVNLFMINCGFIILAGSALKAVYVLFRDDHAMKLPHFIAIAGLICAVFAIGIPHLSALGIWLAVSTFLSLIYIIVAIVLSVKDGVKAPSRDYEIQGSPLNKLFTITGAAATLVFVFNNTGMLPEIQATVKQPVVKNMMKALYFQFTVGLLPMFTVVFVGYWVYGSSTSAYLLNNVNGPVWVKALANISAILQSVISLHIFASPXMDTKFGIKGNPLALKNLLFRIMTRGGYIAVSTLLSALLPFLGDFMSLTGAVSTFPLTFILANHMYYKAKNNKLNPLQKLWHWLNVAFFSLMSVAAAIAALRLIALDSKNFHVFADL, encoded by the exons aTGAACTCTAAGAACCGCATAAACAATGTCGGAGAAGATGTTGATATCGAAATCCCTGACACTGCTCATCAGATTAGCAGCG ATTCATGGTTCCAGGCAGCGTTCGTTCTGACAACAAGTGTAAACAGCGCATACGTGTTGGGATATTCAGGAACAGTCATGGTTCCTTTAGGATGGATTGGTGGTGTGCTTGGTCTTATTCTTGCTACTGCGATCTCACTCTATGCAAACACTCTCATAGCCAAGCTTCATGAGTTTGGTGGCAAAAGGCACATCCGCTATAGAGACCTCGCCGGGTTCATTTACGGTAGAAAGGCTTATCGTCTAACATGGGTGTTGCAATATGTCAATCTTTTCATGATTAATTGTGGATTCATCATTTTAGCTGGTTCTGCCTTAAAg GCTGTTTATGTGCTTTTCAGGGATGATCATGCCATGAAACTACCTCATTTTATAGCCATTGCTGGTCTGATTTGTGCGGTTTTTGCTATTGGTATTCCTCATTTATCAGCTCTTGGGATCTGGCTTGCGGTTTCTACCTTCCTCAGCCTCATCTATATCATTGTAGCAATTGTGCTATCGGTTAAAGATG GAGTCAAAGCACCTTCAAGAGATTACGAGATACAAGGATCACCATTAAACAAACTTTTTACCATCACTGGAGCAGCCGCAACACTAGTTTTCGTATTCAACAACACTGGGATGCTTCCAGAAATTCAG GCAACAGTAAAGCAACCGGTTGTGAAAAACATGATGAAGGCCCTATACTTTCAATTCACGGTGGGTCTTTTACCGATGTTCACGGTTGTATTCGTCGGATATTGGGTTTACGGATCCTCAACCTCGGCATATCTTCTAAACAACGTTAATGGCCCAGTTTGGGTCAAAGCCCTTGCCAACATCTCTGCTATTCTTCAATCCGTTATCTCTTTGCAC ATTTTTGCAAGTC ACATGGACACAAAGTTTGGTATCAAAGGAAACCCATTGGCTTTGAAGAACTTGTTGTTTAGGATCATGACGAGAGGCGGGTACATAGCGGTTAGCACGCTTCTCTCAGCGCTCTTACCGTTCCTCGGGGACTTCATGAGCCTCACGGGTGCAGTGAGCACATTCCCTCTCACATTCATTCTAGCCAACCACATGTACTATAAAGCTAAGAACAATAAGCTTAATCCTTTGCAAAAGCTATGGCACTGGCTCAACGTTGCCTTCTTCAGTTTGATGTCTGTTGCTGCTGCCATAGCAGCTCTTAGGCTCATTGCCCTTGACTCCAAGAACTTCCACGTTTTTGCAGATTTGTAG
- the LOC104782080 gene encoding F-box protein PP2-A15-like isoform X1 — protein MGSSFSNLNGDSNGLATGPSLGDIPESCVACVILHLTPPEICNLARLNRAFRGAASSDSVWEKKLPSNYHDLLVLLPPERYQSLSKKDIFALLSRPIPFDDGNKEVWIDRLTGRVCMAISARGMAITGIEDRRYWNWIATDESRFHVVAYLQQIWWFEVDGVVRFNLPPGVYCLSFKIHLGRFSKRLGRRVCHFEHTHGWELKPVRFSLSTSDGQEASCEYYLADKEIGGEHRGYWREYKVGEFVVGCSETSTEVRWSMKQIDCTHSKGGICVDSVFIIPIEVKRRKKRKAAVK, from the exons ATGGGGTCGTCTTTTTCGAACCTCAACGGTGACAGTAACGGTTTAGCAACCGGACCGAGTCTCGGCGATATACCTGAGAGCTGCGTTGCTTGCGTGATTCTTCACCTAACTCCGCCGGAGATTTGCAATCTGGCTCGTTTGAATCGAGCATTTCGTGGCGCGGCTTCGTCTGATTCTGTGTGGGAGAAGAAGCTGCCAAGTAATTACCATGATTTGCTTGTTCTGTTGCCTCCGGAGAGATATCAGAGTCTCTCTAAGAAGGATATTTTCGCTTTGCTCTCTCGTCCTATCCCTTTCGACGATGGTAATAAG GAAGTGTGGATTGATAGATTGACAGGACGGGTTTGTATGGCGATTTCGGCTAGAGGAATGGCTATAACTGGAATTGAAGACCGTAGATATTGGAATTGGATTGCAACTGATGAATCAAG GTTCCATGTTGTAGCCTACTTACAGCAGATTTGGTGGTTTGAAGTAGATGGGGTGGTGAGATTTAATCTTCCTCCTGGTGTATACTGTCTATCATTCAAAATACACCTTGGGAG ATTCTCGAAAAGGTTGGGAAGACGTGTTTGCCATTTCGAACACACACACGGTTGGGAGTTGAAGCCTGTTCGGTTTTCGCTTTCAACTTCAGACGGGCAAGAGGCGTCATGTGAGTATTACTTGGCTGATAAGGAAATAGGTGGGGAACACAGAGGATACTGGAGAGAGTATAAGGTTGGAGAATTTGTTGTTGGTTGCTCGGAAACATCAACTGAAGTCCGATGGTCCATGAAACAGATCGATTGCACACATTCGAAAGGTGGAATCTGTGTGGATTCGGTCTTTATTATCCCGATCGAGGTGAAACGACGCAAGAAAAGGAAAGCTGCTGTGAAATAA
- the LOC104782080 gene encoding F-box protein PP2-A15-like isoform X2: MGSSFSNLNGDSNGLATGPSLGDIPESCVACVILHLTPPEICNLARLNRAFRGAASSDSVWEKKLPSNYHDLLVLLPPERYQSLSKKDIFALLSRPIPFDDGNKEVWIDRLTGRVCMAISARGMAITGIEDRRYWNWIATDESRFHVVAYLQQIWWFEVDGVVRFNLPPGVYCLSFKIHLGRFSKRLGRRVCHFEHTHGWELKPVRFSLSTSDGQEASCEYYLADKEIDEIGGEHRGYWREYKVGEFVVGCSETSTEVRWSMKQIDCTHSKGGICVDSVFIIPIEVKRRKKRKAAVK; the protein is encoded by the exons ATGGGGTCGTCTTTTTCGAACCTCAACGGTGACAGTAACGGTTTAGCAACCGGACCGAGTCTCGGCGATATACCTGAGAGCTGCGTTGCTTGCGTGATTCTTCACCTAACTCCGCCGGAGATTTGCAATCTGGCTCGTTTGAATCGAGCATTTCGTGGCGCGGCTTCGTCTGATTCTGTGTGGGAGAAGAAGCTGCCAAGTAATTACCATGATTTGCTTGTTCTGTTGCCTCCGGAGAGATATCAGAGTCTCTCTAAGAAGGATATTTTCGCTTTGCTCTCTCGTCCTATCCCTTTCGACGATGGTAATAAG GAAGTGTGGATTGATAGATTGACAGGACGGGTTTGTATGGCGATTTCGGCTAGAGGAATGGCTATAACTGGAATTGAAGACCGTAGATATTGGAATTGGATTGCAACTGATGAATCAAG GTTCCATGTTGTAGCCTACTTACAGCAGATTTGGTGGTTTGAAGTAGATGGGGTGGTGAGATTTAATCTTCCTCCTGGTGTATACTGTCTATCATTCAAAATACACCTTGGGAGATTCTCGAAAAGGTTGGGAAGACGTGTTTGCCATTTCGAACACACACACGGTTGGGAGTTGAAGCCTGTTCGGTTTTCGCTTTCAACTTCAGACGGGCAAGAGGCGTCATGTGAGTATTATTTGGCTGATAAGGAAATAG AC GAAATAGGTGGGGAACACAGAGGATACTGGAGAGAGTATAAGGTTGGAGAATTTGTTGTTGGTTGCTCGGAAACATCAACTGAAGTCCGATGGTCCATGAAACAGATCGATTGCACACATTCGAAAGGTGGAATCTGTGTGGATTCGGTCTTTATTATCCCGATCGAGGTGAAACGACGCAAGAAAAGGAAAGCTGCTGTGAAATAA
- the LOC104784221 gene encoding homeobox-leucine zipper protein ATHB-22 — translation MEYWSSSFIDGASSSNFISPFYNFDHFQGNQDNRCLSSGTMVGAQQGMLHVPLQMVESGYGEESNNNNGQQKKKKKMTSEQLKFLERSFQEDIKLNPDRKMKLSKELGLQPRQIAVWFQNRKARWKNKQLEHLYESLRQEFDVVSREKELLQEELIQLKSMIRENGSNKKMQNWG, via the exons ATGGAATATTGGAGTAGCTCCTTCATCGATGGCGCTTCTTCCTCCAACTTCATCTCTCCTTTCTACAACTTTGACCATTTTCAAG GAAACCAAGACAACAGATGTCTCTCTTCAGGTACAATGGTAGGTGCACAACAAGGTATGCTTCATGTCCCTCTACAAATGGTTGAAAGTGGTTATGGAGAAGAAAGCAACAATAACAATGGAcagcagaagaaaaagaagaagatgacgagcGAGCAGCTAAAGTTCCTTGAGAGAAGTTTTCAAGAAGATATAAAGCTGAATCCGGACAGGAAAATGAAGCTGTCGAAAGAACTCGGGCTGCAGCCAAGACAGATTGCGGTTTGGTTCCAGAACAGGAAAGCCAGGTGGAAGAACAAACAACTCGAGCATCTCTATGAATCACTAAGGCAAGAGTTTGATGTTGTCTCTAGAGAAAAGGAACTGCTACAAGAAGAG CTTATACAACTGAAATCGATGATAAGAGAGAATGGTTCAAACAAGAAGATGCAAAACTGGGGATAA
- the LOC104782081 gene encoding 60S ribosomal protein L24-1, whose amino-acid sequence MVLKTELCRFSGQKIYPGRGIRFIRSDSQVFLFLNSKCKRYFHNKLKPSKLSWTAMYRKQHKKDAAQEAVKRRRRATKKPYSRSIVGATLEVIQKKRAEKPEVRDAAREAALREIKERIKKTKDEKKAKKVEYASKQQKSQVKGNIPKSAAPKASKMGGGGGRR is encoded by the exons ATGGTTCTCAA AACTGAGCTTTGCCGATTCAGTGGCCAGAAGATCTACCCTGGCAGGGGAATCAGATTTATCCGTTCTGACTCTCAG GTGTTTTTGTTCCTTAACTCCAAATGCAAGAGGTACTTCCACAACAAGCTGAAGCCATCTAAGCTTTCATGGACCGCCATGTACAGGAAGCAGCACAAGAAG GACGCAGCGCAAGAGGCTGTGAAGAGAAGGAGACGTGCAACCAAGAAGCCTTACTCAAGGTCCATTGTCGGTGCTACTTTGGAGGTTATTCAGAAGAAGCGAGCAGAGAAACCCGAAGTTCGTGATGCAGCCAGAGAAGCTGCTCTacg TGAGATTAAGGAGAGAATCAAGAAGACAAAGGATGAGAAGAAGGCAAAGAAGGTTGAGTATGCTTCCAAGCAACAGAAGTCTCAAGTGAAGGGCAATATCCCCAAGAGTGCCGCACCCAAGGCTTCTAAGATGGGTGGTGGTGGAGGCAGACGTTGA
- the LOC104782082 gene encoding uncharacterized protein LOC104782082: protein MGLWNGKGTGGFILYLLVGFSVAIFSVSYVGDTSNPHLLLSSSSSPLSATERVWPDLKFSWKLVLATVIAFLGSACGTVGGVGGGGIFVPMLTLILGFDTKSAAAISKCMIMGASASSVWYNVRVRHPTKEVPILDYDLALLFQPMLLLGITVGVSLSVVFPYWLITVLIIILFVGTSSRSFFKGIQMWKEETLLKNEVAQQRTNMVNSRGELLIDTDYEPLYPREEKSELEIIRSNLKWKRLLVLVTVWLAFLLIQIVKKEIKVCSTIYWILFVLQFPVALVVFVFEAMRLYGDSKKRLSSGNTECICEATIEWTPMSLIFCGLCGVVGGVVGGLLGSGGGFVLGPLLLEIGVIPQVASATATFVMMFSSSLSVVEFYLLKRFPIPYAMYLMSVSILAGFWGQSFIRKLVAILKRASIIVFVLSGVICASALTMGVIGIEKSIRMIHNHEFMGFLGFCSSQ from the exons ATGGGATTGTGGAATGGGAAAGGCACAGGAGGATTTATCCTCTACCTTCTCGTAGGTTTCTCCGTCGccatcttctctgtttcttacGTCGGAGACACATCAAaccctcatcttcttctctcttcctcctcttctcctctctctgcCACCGAGAGAGTTTGGCCG GATTTGAAGTTCAGCTGGAAACTAGTTTTGGCTACTGTGATAGCGTTTTTAGGATCTGCTTGTGGCACTGTTGGTGGTGTTGGAGGCGGTGGTATCTTCGTTCCTATGCTCACTCTTATTCTTGGATTCGATACTAAATCCGCAGCTGCTATCTCCAAAT gtATGATAATGGGAGCATCAGCATCTTCAGTTTGGTACAATGTAAGAGTACGTCATCCGACAAAAGAAGTACCAATCTTAGACTATGACCTTGCTCTTCTCTTTCAACCGATGCTTCTTCTCGGTATCACTGTTGGTGTTTCTCTCAGTGTTGTGTTCCCTTACTGGCTCATCACTGTCCTCATCATTATTCTTTTCGTTGGTActtcttcaagatctttttTTAAAGGCATTCAGATGTGGAAGGAAGAGACATTGTTAAAG AATGAAGTGGCGCAGCAACGAACTAATATGGTTAATTCCCGGGGAGAAC TGTTAATCGACACAGACTATGAGCCGCTTTACCCGAGAGAAGAGAAATCAGAGCTG GAAATAATACGCTCCAACCTCAAATGGAAACGGCTTCTAGTTCTGGTTACTGTGTGGTTGGCTTTCTTGCTCATCCAAATTGTCAAG AAGGAAATAAAGGTCTGCAGCACAATATATTGGATACTATTCGTCTTACAG TTCCCAGTTGCTTTAGTGGTGTTTGTATTTGAAGCAATGAGATTGTATGGAGATAGCAAAAAGAGGTTGAGCAGTGGAAACACTGAATGTATCTGTGAAGCTACGATCGAGTGGACTCCTATGAGTCTAATCTTCTGTGGTCTATGTGGTGTTGTTGGAGGTGTCGTAGGTGGTCTTCTCGGATCCGGTGGTGGATTTGTTCTCGGCCCTTTGCTACTTGAGATTGGAGTCATCCCACAG GTTGCTAGTGCGACAGCTACCTTTGTGATGATGTTTTCTTCGTCTTTATCCGTAGTAGAGTTCTATCTCTTGAAGAGGTTCCCAATCCCATACG CAATGTACTTGATGTCGGTATCGATTCTTGCGGGTTTCTGGGGACAATCGTTTATAAGAAAGCTCGTGGCGATCCTGAAAAGAGCGTCAATAATCGTGTTCGTTCTATCAGGAGTCATTTGTGCAAGTGCTCTGACAATGGGAGTGATTGGGATAGAGAAGAGTATAAGGATGATACATAACCATGAATTCATGGGATTCTTGGGATTCTGCAGCAGCCAGTAG
- the LOC104782083 gene encoding embryonic protein DC-8-like produces the protein MASDKQKAERAEVAARLAAEDLHDINKDSGDDVTMYKVTERTTEHPPEQERPGVIGSVFRAVQGTYEHARDAVVGKTNDAAEATKEGAQIASAKAAETKDATVEKARDTAGYTAEKMGEYKDYTVDKAAEAKDKTAEKAKETANYTADKAVEAKNMTANKMAEYKDYTVDKAVEAKDKTAEKAKETANYTADKAKEAKDKTAEKIGEYKDYTVEKAVEAKDYTAEKAIEAKDKTAEKTGEYKDYTVEKATEGKDVGVSKLAEFKDSAVDTAKRAMGFLSGKTEEAKETAVETKDIAKENMEKAGEATRQKMEEMRLEGKELKNEAGAKAHEASQKTRESTESAAEIAQETKDSAAVRGNEAKGTIFGALGNVTEAIKSKLTMPSDIVEETRAAREHGGTGRTVVEVKVEDTKPGKVATSLKASDQMTGQTFNNVGRMDEEARKDKGKL, from the exons ATGGCGTCAGACAAACAAAAGGCGGAGAGAGCCGAGGTTGCGGCGAGGCTAGCGGCTGAGGACTTGCATGACATCAACAAAGATAGCGGTGACGACGTCACGATGTATAAGGTGACGGAGAGAACAACCGAGCATCCACCAGAGCAAGAAAGGCCTGGGGTGATAGGATCGGTGTTCAGGGCTGTGCAAGGAACGTATGAGCACGCGAGAGACGCAGTAGTTGGAAAAACCAACGATGCGGCTGAGGCTACGAAAGAAGGAGCTCAGATAGCCTCAGCGAAAGCTGCTGAAACCAAGGACGCAACCGTAGAGAAAGCAAGAGATACTGCGGGTTATACCGCGGAGAAGATGGGTGAATATAAAGACTATACAGTTGATAAGGCGGCAGAAGCTAAAGATAAGACCGCGGAGAAGGCGAAGGAGACCGCTAATTATACCGCTGATAAAGCGGTGGAAGCAAAGAATATGACGGCGAATAAGATGGCTGAATACAAGGACTACACAGTGGATAAAGCTGTAGAAGCAAAGGACAAAACAGCAGAGAAAGCAAAGGAGACCGCTAATTATACGGCGGATAAGGCTAAAGAAGCCAAGGACAAGACGGCGGAGAAGATAGGTGAGTATAAGGATTACACGGTGGAAAAGGCCGTGGAAGCTAAGGATTACACCGCGGAGAAGGCAATTGAAGCAAAGGATAAGACGGCAGAGAAGACTGGAGAGTATAAGGACTACACAGTGGAGAAGGCGACGGAGGGAAAAGATGTTGGGGTGAGTAAGCTTGCGGAGTTCAAGGATAGTGCGGTTGATACGGCTAAGAGAGCTATGGGTTTCTTGTCGGGGAAGACAGAAGAGGCTAAAGAAACAGCTGTGGAGACGAAAGACATTGCAAAG GAAAACATGGAGAAAGCTGGAGAAGCAACGAGACAAAAGATGGAAGAGATGAGATTGGAAGGTAAAGAACTCAAAAATGAAGCTGGAGCTAAAGCCCACGAGGCCTCTCAAAAGACTAGGGAGAGTACTGAGTCAGCAGCTGAAATAGCCCAAGAGACCAAAGATTCTGCTGCcgtaag GGGAAATGAAGCGAAGGGGACAATATTTGGAGCATTAGGGAATGTGACGGAAGCCATAAAGAGCAAGTTGACAATGCCATCAGATATAGTGGAGGAGACACGCGCTGCCCGTGAGCATGGAGGGACGGGTAGGACGGTGGTTGAAGTCAAGGTGGAAGATACAAAGCCGGGTAAGGTGGCAACTTCACTCAAGGCGTCGGATCAAATGACTGGTCAAACATTCAACAACGTTGGACGTATGGATGAAGAGGCTCGCAAAGATAAGGGAAAGCTGTga
- the LOC104782085 gene encoding polyadenylate-binding protein 7-like isoform X1, whose translation MATVHAPFPAAANAFSGSSSTVPASLYVGDLHPSVTEGTLYNAFAEFKSLSSVRLCKDASTGRSLCYGYANFLSRQDAYHAIEKKNHSMLNGKMIRVMWSVRESDARKNGVGNVFVKNLPESVNNAGLQGMFKTFGDIVSCKIATFEDGKSRGYGFVQFEQEDAAHAAIEKLNGTIVADKEIYVGKFMRKTERGKPEEKYTNLYMKNLDSNVSEVSLREKFSEFGKIVSLAIAKDEKGLCKGYAFVNFENPEDARCAAETMNGTQYGSKKLYVGRAQKKSEREQLLKEQFEEKRKEQKTTAKVSNIYVKNINVDVTEEELRKHFSQCGTITSAKLMCDEKGNSKGFGFVCFSAPEEAIDAVKTFHGQMFHGKPLYVAIAQKKEDRQMQLQVQFGKSVSAAGGSTSSPSVIPGTYPSVYYTNTHPGMVYPSYAPNLINSAYPNFQVVTYPPVVANAPRNNKQNRNEQLDSNAVSYVPHVYQSTQMLPLSRDTSNEQMERNRSYGRGKDMKKLNQQRQADTIGREKQMIGEKLYPHVEKIKPQLAKKITGMLLEMDKPELLILLKSPEDLAGKVHEAVEVLKSSKTNLTSPNTLRSDYLATGVSGLSIN comes from the exons ATGGCGACTGTTCACGCTCCTTTTCCCGCCGCGGCGAATGCTTTTTCGGGATCGAGTTCTACGGTGCCGGCGTCGTTATACGTCGGAGACTTACACCCTAGCGTCACCGAAGGTACACTCTACAACGCGTTCGCCGAGTTCAAGAGTTTGTCCTCTGTTCGTCTCTGTAAAGACGCCTCTACTGGTCGTTCGCTCTGTTATGGTTACGCTAACTTTCTCTCGCGTCAGGATG CTTACCATGCCATCGAGAAAAAGAATCACAGTATGTTGAATGGAAAAATGATTCGAGTCATGTGGTCAGTTCGAGAATCTGATGCTCGGAAAAATGGGGTTGGAAATGTCTTCGTTAAG aattTGCCTGAATCAGTCAACAATGCGGGGTTGCAAGGTATGTTCAAGACATTTGGGGACATTGTATCCTGTAAGATTGCTACATTTGAAGATGGAAAGAGTCGGGGCTATGGTTTTGTTCAATTTGAGCAAGAAGATGCTGCGCATGCTGCTATTGAGAAGTTGAACGGGACCATTGTTGCTGACAAGGAGAT CTATGTTGGCAAATTTATGAGAAAGACAGAACGAGGCAAACCTGAGGAGAAGTACACAAATTTGTACATGAAGAATCTAGATTCAAATGTCAGTGAGGTCTCTTTAAGGGAAAAGTTCTCAGAGTTTGGTAAAATTGTCAGCCTAGCAATTGCGAAGGACGAAAAAGGGTTATGTAAAGGATATGCATTTGTCAACTTCGAAAACCCAGAGGATGCAAGATGCGCAGCAGAAACAATGAATGGAACACAATATG GTTCAAAGAAATTGTATGTAGGAAGGGCACAGAAGAAGTCAGAACGGGAGCAACTGCTTAAGGAACAGTTTGAAGAGAAACGAAAAGAACAGAAGACGACTGCTAAG GTGTCAAACATATACGTAAAAAACATCAATGTTGATGTTACTGAGGAGGAGCTGAGAAAACACTTTAGTCAATGTGGCACAATCACTTCTGCAAAGCTAATGTGTGATGAGAAAGGAAATAGCAAGGGGTTTGGATTTGTGTGCTTCTCAGCACCTGAAGAAGCCATTGATGCTGTGAAAACTTTTCATG GGCAAATGTTTCATGGGAAACCACTTTATGTGGCTATTGCTCAAAAGAAGGAAGATAGGCAGATGCAATTACAGGTTCAATTTGGGAAAAGTGTGTCGGCAGCAGGAGGAAGCACTTCTTCACCTTCTGTCATACCAGGGACATACCCTTCAGTCTACTACACAAACACTCATCCGGGGATGGTCTATCCATCATACGCCCCAAATCTGATCAATTCAGCATACCCTAACTTTCAAGTAGTCACATATCCTCCAGTG GTTGCTAATGCGCCAAGAAATAATAAGCAGAACAGAAACGAACAGTTGGATAGCAATGCTGTTTCGTATGTGCCCCATGTGTATCAGTCTACTCAAATGCTTCCTTTGTCAAGAGATACCTCGAACGAGCAG ATGGAGCGTAACAGATCCTATGGTCGTGGGAAAGATATGAAGAAGTTGAACCAACAAAGACAGGCTGATACAATTGGGAGGGAAAAGCAAATGATCGGAGAGAAGCTCTACCCTCATGTGGAGAAAATCAAG CCCCAACTTGCTAAGAAAATTACAGGGATGCTCTTGGAAATGGACAAGCCGGAGTTGCTTATTTTGTTGAAGTCACCAGAAGACTTAGCTGGTAAAGTCCATGAAGCGGTTGAAGTGCTGAAGTCATCCAAGACAAATCTGACAAGTCCAAACACCCTTCGTTCTGATTACTTGGCGACTGGCGTTTCTGGCCTTTCGATTAATTGA
- the LOC104782085 gene encoding polyadenylate-binding protein 7-like isoform X2, whose amino-acid sequence MATVHAPFPAAANAFSGSSSTVPASLYVGDLHPSVTEGTLYNAFAEFKSLSSVRLCKDASTGRSLCYGYANFLSRQDAYHAIEKKNHSMLNGKMIRVMWSVRESDARKNGVGNVFVKNLPESVNNAGLQGMFKTFGDIVSCKIATFEDGKSRGYGFVQFEQEDAAHAAIEKLNGTIVADKEIYVGKFMRKTERGKPEEKYTNLYMKNLDSNVSEVSLREKFSEFGKIVSLAIAKDEKGLCKGYAFVNFENPEDARCAAETMNGTQYGSKKLYVGRAQKKSEREQLLKEQFEEKRKEQKTTAKVSNIYVKNINVDVTEEELRKHFSQCGTITSAKLMCDEKGNSKGFGFVCFSAPEEAIDAVKTFHGQMFHGKPLYVAIAQKKEDRQMQLQVQFGKSVSAAGGSTSSPSVIPGTYPSVYYTNTHPGMVYPSYAPNLINSAYPNFQVANAPRNNKQNRNEQLDSNAVSYVPHVYQSTQMLPLSRDTSNEQMERNRSYGRGKDMKKLNQQRQADTIGREKQMIGEKLYPHVEKIKPQLAKKITGMLLEMDKPELLILLKSPEDLAGKVHEAVEVLKSSKTNLTSPNTLRSDYLATGVSGLSIN is encoded by the exons ATGGCGACTGTTCACGCTCCTTTTCCCGCCGCGGCGAATGCTTTTTCGGGATCGAGTTCTACGGTGCCGGCGTCGTTATACGTCGGAGACTTACACCCTAGCGTCACCGAAGGTACACTCTACAACGCGTTCGCCGAGTTCAAGAGTTTGTCCTCTGTTCGTCTCTGTAAAGACGCCTCTACTGGTCGTTCGCTCTGTTATGGTTACGCTAACTTTCTCTCGCGTCAGGATG CTTACCATGCCATCGAGAAAAAGAATCACAGTATGTTGAATGGAAAAATGATTCGAGTCATGTGGTCAGTTCGAGAATCTGATGCTCGGAAAAATGGGGTTGGAAATGTCTTCGTTAAG aattTGCCTGAATCAGTCAACAATGCGGGGTTGCAAGGTATGTTCAAGACATTTGGGGACATTGTATCCTGTAAGATTGCTACATTTGAAGATGGAAAGAGTCGGGGCTATGGTTTTGTTCAATTTGAGCAAGAAGATGCTGCGCATGCTGCTATTGAGAAGTTGAACGGGACCATTGTTGCTGACAAGGAGAT CTATGTTGGCAAATTTATGAGAAAGACAGAACGAGGCAAACCTGAGGAGAAGTACACAAATTTGTACATGAAGAATCTAGATTCAAATGTCAGTGAGGTCTCTTTAAGGGAAAAGTTCTCAGAGTTTGGTAAAATTGTCAGCCTAGCAATTGCGAAGGACGAAAAAGGGTTATGTAAAGGATATGCATTTGTCAACTTCGAAAACCCAGAGGATGCAAGATGCGCAGCAGAAACAATGAATGGAACACAATATG GTTCAAAGAAATTGTATGTAGGAAGGGCACAGAAGAAGTCAGAACGGGAGCAACTGCTTAAGGAACAGTTTGAAGAGAAACGAAAAGAACAGAAGACGACTGCTAAG GTGTCAAACATATACGTAAAAAACATCAATGTTGATGTTACTGAGGAGGAGCTGAGAAAACACTTTAGTCAATGTGGCACAATCACTTCTGCAAAGCTAATGTGTGATGAGAAAGGAAATAGCAAGGGGTTTGGATTTGTGTGCTTCTCAGCACCTGAAGAAGCCATTGATGCTGTGAAAACTTTTCATG GGCAAATGTTTCATGGGAAACCACTTTATGTGGCTATTGCTCAAAAGAAGGAAGATAGGCAGATGCAATTACAGGTTCAATTTGGGAAAAGTGTGTCGGCAGCAGGAGGAAGCACTTCTTCACCTTCTGTCATACCAGGGACATACCCTTCAGTCTACTACACAAACACTCATCCGGGGATGGTCTATCCATCATACGCCCCAAATCTGATCAATTCAGCATACCCTAACTTTCAA GTTGCTAATGCGCCAAGAAATAATAAGCAGAACAGAAACGAACAGTTGGATAGCAATGCTGTTTCGTATGTGCCCCATGTGTATCAGTCTACTCAAATGCTTCCTTTGTCAAGAGATACCTCGAACGAGCAG ATGGAGCGTAACAGATCCTATGGTCGTGGGAAAGATATGAAGAAGTTGAACCAACAAAGACAGGCTGATACAATTGGGAGGGAAAAGCAAATGATCGGAGAGAAGCTCTACCCTCATGTGGAGAAAATCAAG CCCCAACTTGCTAAGAAAATTACAGGGATGCTCTTGGAAATGGACAAGCCGGAGTTGCTTATTTTGTTGAAGTCACCAGAAGACTTAGCTGGTAAAGTCCATGAAGCGGTTGAAGTGCTGAAGTCATCCAAGACAAATCTGACAAGTCCAAACACCCTTCGTTCTGATTACTTGGCGACTGGCGTTTCTGGCCTTTCGATTAATTGA